The Coffea arabica cultivar ET-39 chromosome 2c, Coffea Arabica ET-39 HiFi, whole genome shotgun sequence genome includes the window TCAATCAGAACGATCTCGATGCGCTTAAATTTTGAATTAGTTTATTTTGCATGTGTAGGTACTCTAGATGGATTCTCATTTGATTCAGAAGAGGAGGTGGATAATTTGCCTAAAGCTCTAAACAATCAAGGTGAGGGTGCCATGGAACAGTGCAAAGGGAAAATCAGACAGAAAGCTGAGAAAGTGTCGGTATGTTATTTCATccgttttttaataaaaattttgatagtcAGATTGCCCTTTGATCTCGGGTTGGGACCAAAGGTTGCTGATTGATGATTGGTCGTCTGTAGGGAGCACTGCAAAAGCAGAGCAAGACCGGCGGAggaaagaaagtgaaaaggaaaGCTCAAGCTCCAAAGAAAAGCAGGACCAAGAAATGAGAGCACTTCATGTGTTAATGTATGATGATATCTGCGGATATGTGAGGATAATTTTAGGGGTAGCAAGTGATTCAATTCTGAGATTTAAAGGAAACGGATTAAGCTCACTGTACTCTACCCTTAATCTTGGAAGGGAAGAAGAATAATCAGCAGTTGATTAAAAGTTATAAACAAACTGCATCAGTACTTCATCAGATAACAAAACATATTGGTGGGTTATAATCTTCTTAAGACGAAAGCCGGAAACTATTACATGTTTGGACAACTTCTGCTTGGCTTTGGGTTTCCTGTCACACAAATTGCTAATGCATTCCCTTCCTTGTTACACATTTTTATAAAGGTGACCTGCGTTTTTGCATTTACTCCCTCCGTCTCACTTTGATAatcctatttcttttttcacacaatttaagaataagtagttaattttgttgaaaaagtaaatttagattgttatttttttaaaatatcctcacattaaatagagtacaattttatgggaacttgaattgatggtaaaaaaagaatcaactttcattaaatggggtaggtttatagtaacaacaacttacattaaataagggtattttagaaaaattaaaatacaattacattcttcaattggaaagtgaactataatttgggacagacgagaaaggaaaacaagactatcaaagtgggacggagggggTAATATTTTATAGACAGTATTCTACTTTTATTTTAAATGAATGGCACGTTTCATTtcctctttaaaaaaaaaaaaatggcgtGTTTTAGCTTTTATAGAAGGTGTTAAGGGGAGTGCAACAAGAAATTCAAAATCCAACTGTCTACATCATTTTCAATGATTTTTaagttctttctctctttcttttttccattttttaagtCCCTTTCAATATTACCCAGTCTGCTTGACCACTTCTGCTTTTTACCACCACAAGGCTAACAGGGCAAATTTACACGGGATaatttttgggtaatttttttATGCACTATCAGTGTGTACACACGGGTAATATTAGATATATGTCACATAAtctaatttcaaatttaaaattcaatttatatGCAAATGACATACATTCATAACTATTAGTATTAAAAAAAACTTTACATTAATCGtgtataaaaatttaatcctaatttttttgtgataaattttttcatACGAGGCAAATTCATTTGTGATAACTTTTTTGATCTAAAAAAGTCTGGAGTCATGTGCTAGATttccaagggaaaaaaaatgaaactagaAGATTTTTTACATTGGATGACAAACCTTAGCATCCTCCACAGTAATTTGATGCGGTGCTTTGTGTGTGTGTTCTCTTATTGGTTTTCAAACAAAATTGCTTAAATTCATTTATTGCTTCTTCTTCTATAGTTAAATACCGTTATTGCTTTAACAGGGTTAGACGGAAGGACTCAATCCGAGTACATTTCCGACTTTGAAGGgtgttaaataaatttttttttttaaacttgtaGGCACTTAATTGGGACTTTGAGAATGGcattaaatttaatttctttgttttttttttttttgtaaatgttAATGCCACTACTCTCTCATTTGTATGGAACTCTTTTTAACCTAGTGTAACAACTATATGGTATTAAACCACAATGGATTttctgtcccacaccctgtgccactgtctcattttttattacattgctatttctcctacataaatatcatgttttagttcttttttgtttccttaagatccaataattattaattgagtaaaaaataaaatttaacaaactcaaaaaatcaaaatgcataaaaaaatgagattttttaatgaattttttgctatattttttaattttctattatatattgcttttttgtaggtgctgtatttattttttactcaattaatagttattggatcttaagaaaataaaaaagaactaaaacatgatatctgtgtaggagaaatagcaatataataaaaaatgagataGAGAGTGGTACAGAATATAGGACAGAAGGTCTGTTGCGGTATTAAACCCTATCTGTTCCATCATACATGGTACAGCACCACCCACAAGAATACCGTAAAAATCGTACATGGTACAACATATTCTAGAAGAATAGCATAAACCTACGAGAGTATTAACTAACAAATTCAATCACAAACAAGGATGAATTTACACTAAAGATTTTCTGTGAATCTTTGGTATATGTATGTGGCCTGGTCGGATGAATGGGGTCGTTGGCGTTGGATGTCTAGACATACCAGGTGATGATGAGAAGGAGCAGCGCAGAGAAGGGTCTTCTGAGGACAGTTGACGAAGATGCTACCATCCCTACGACCCTCCCGTTTCGGCTCCTTTGAATGGGTGGAGATGTTAATGCACCGATACTTGGTTGCTTCATCCTACATTTGTCACAAATCAACGCCTTTTACTGGAGCAGAACCGACaacaaaaacagaagaaaaaaaagttgtcacaatgcAGCAGCTGCTCCAGGAGCAAATTCTTGCTTTCTATCTCGCTAGCTACATAATCCTAGAGgaaaaaagagacaaacaaaaagaaaaagaaaattgacgatatatatatatatgtgtgtgtgtatatatatgtacgtgtgtatgtatgtatgtaccCGTTCACGGGACAAAAGATTATGGCATAATCGTAAGCCTTGCATGTAAAAGTGCTGGTGGCATCGTCAAAGGCGTAGCTGTAAGCCCTTGGACACGCTCTCTTGAAAATGGTGGAATAGAATGATGGACGGCATGTCGATGGGTTCGCAAATTCTCCACTGCAGCAGTATTGGTCTGATCCAAATGCCTCGCATGCACTTTTGCAGGCAACAACGTCCCCGCTCCCGTTCCCTTCCCCGTCTTCCCCACCAACCACCTGAAGTTCTTTAGGGCAACCTGAGACAGAATCAAATGCGGGGATTAATGTCCGGGAGACGGTGATTTTTCTCACCTCGATGGGATGCCAAACCCCTTGCAACTCTAATCTAATGCATCAAGTGTGATGATGTCTGCCACTACTAGTCCCCCTCGAAATGTTTGCcaaacttcttcttcttcttcttttttaatatgtgtatataaaaaaagaagaaattaagtaaaaacaaaacaaacccaTATTGATGTTGGAAACACAGCCAGTGGCGTTGCATTTTCCATTAAGTACTCCTTGCGGCACCGCAATGAGCGGCAGGTTGTAGCCGTCGACGATGCTGACGTCGTAGAAATCCTTGTCATCTCCAGCGCCGAGGGTTATCTCGAAGAGCGAGGCAGGAGGCGTTGCGCCCATGCCGTCGCATTCCAGCCTCCCCCCGCAGTCCCCTGTTTGACAGGACCCCACACCCGATGCGTCGAATGTGCACCCAGTTCTTCCCCAAATGCGACCTGACCACCCCGGGACAGCTGGGATTCTCAGGCTTTGCCCCGATTGCAGTTGGAATCCGGTGGTTGGGAGCTGCGGCGTCCCTGAACCGGCTAATGTACCGGGCCATATAGTGAAGGGGCAGTAGTTTGCTACGGAAAATGTGCTGGCAAAAGAGCTAGACAAGAAAGAGACCACCAGCAGCAATAAGGGTAACACGGAAAGTTTCATCGCCATTAGCAAAGGAACCGCCCAAGTCGTACTTCTTAGTCCTCAACCAAAGGGTTAATGGAGGGGGAGGGCTGCGTAAGACTGAGTAGGAGAAAATGAGGCTGACCAGAATGCGTAGTAGTATTTGTATCTTTGATAACCAACCAACGAACGCACGCCCGCCTGCGATGCTGCTTTTGGCAAATTCATCCGCCGCAAGATGGCACTTTTGGGTTTAGCATTTCTTTTATCTTGGACGGTCTCATCCAGAAGCAAtgccttgcctttctttagcaACTTAATTAAGAGATCATGTTGCacaaaagaattaaaagaagaaacgctaaaaaatatatatatatatatatatatttatatatgtgtgtgtatattcaAAATATCTTGGAACAGAATCAATTTTCTTGTGCATAGCTAAGACCACATGAAAAGGCTAACCAAGATTCCGGTCAAAAATCATTGTTAAAAGATAAAGAGTAGTATCTCAGATCCTCATCAAAATCCCATAGCTTGGTACTTGGTAGCTGTTCCGGCTTCCGTGTCCAAGAGTCACCACCAATAATACTCAAATCAGTACTTGTTTTATCCAGGAGGTGCGTTTATCCTCTTAAGACATATATATACTCTTACCTTGCCG containing:
- the LOC113720804 gene encoding pathogenesis-related thaumatin-like protein 3.5 isoform X1, producing MAMKLSVLPLLLLVVSFLSSSFASTFSVANYCPFTIWPGTLAGSGTPQLPTTGFQLQSGQSLRIPAVPGWSGRIWGRTGCTFDASGVGSCQTGDCGGRLECDGMGATPPASLFEITLGAGDDKDFYDVSIVDGYNLPLIAVPQGVLNGKCNATGCVSNINMGCPKELQVVGGEDGEGNGSGDVVACKSACEAFGSDQYCCSGEFANPSTCRPSFYSTIFKRACPRAYSYAFDDATSTFTCKAYDYAIIFCPVNGMKQPSIGALTSPPIQRSRNGRVVGMVASSSTVLRRPFSALLLLIITWYV
- the LOC113720804 gene encoding pathogenesis-related thaumatin-like protein 3.5 isoform X2, producing MAMKLSVLPLLLLVVSFLSSSFASTFSVANYCPFTIWPGTLAGSGTPQLPTTGFQLQSGQSLRIPAVPGWSGRIWGRTGCTFDASGVGSCQTGDCGGRLECDGMGATPPASLFEITLGAGDDKDFYDVSIVDGYNLPLIAVPQGVLNGKCNATGCVSNINMGCPKELQVVGGEDGEGNGSGDVVACKSACEAFGSDQYCCSGEFANPSTCRPSFYSTIFKRACPRAYSYAFDDATSTFTCKAYDYAIIFCPVNGKRR